The DNA region ATTTCGAGGAGCGTTGGAGCGACGATTATGATTATTTGGTAGCCAATACGTCTATTCCTGTGGCCATTAGCAAACAAAACGCCCTGAAATATCAAGGCAAATTGACTGTGAAATAAACTATACTTTCATACCCTTTATTTTTATTACAAAAACTATTTTATTTTATGAAAAAGACAATTTTAAGCTTGCTTTCAGCAGCTACTCTATTTGTATGCGCACCTGCGCAAGTTTGGGCGAATAATGCTTTCGCGCCACAAGAAATGTATAGTATTAATGCGACTTCTGTTATTGCTGGCATATCTGCTTCTAATATTAGAGCAACGAGTGCTGCTGTAAATATTGATTTTAGTGCTCCATCAGGAAATACAAGTGTTGTAGTGCGTTATGGAACGGGCTCGCTTGTTGCAGGATCTGCTCCTCTAACAGTTTTAAGCAGCGGAGCGGGGATTTTTAGCCGACGAATTACGCTTAGTAATCTTACTCCAAACACCGTTTATTATTATAAATTTGAAGTTACAGATGCGAATGGACTTATAGTAAATTCTGCTACCAAATCATTTAAAACGGCACTTGCTGTGCCTACTATATCAAATCTGGTGGTTAGTAGTATTACAGACAATAGTGCAATTATTAATGCTTCTGTAAATCCTCAAAATAGCATTGCTACATTTTACATTGATTATGGTACAAGTAGCTTGAATTTGTATAATACGGTT from Flexibacter flexilis DSM 6793 includes:
- a CDS encoding T9SS type A sorting domain-containing protein yields the protein MKKTILSLLSAATLFVCAPAQVWANNAFAPQEMYSINATSVIAGISASNIRATSAAVNIDFSAPSGNTSVVVRYGTGSLVAGSAPLTVLSSGAGIFSRRITLSNLTPNTVYYYKFEVTDANGLIVNSATKSFKTALAVPTISNLVVSSITDNSAIINASVNPQNSIATFYIDYGTSSLNLYNTVNLTTQIGNNTANFSKLLTGLKYNTTYYYQIRVEYSAERDCGIITATSPISSFTTLDLTPVPPVPPDPEFPGRFGTGKSENVSVFPNPVTDVLNVVVEDDIIFVEVVDRQGKTRVVSKTSQVNVSHLAAGTYLVRVTDKNGKISTQKFNKQ